Proteins encoded in a region of the Marinobacter arenosus genome:
- a CDS encoding hybrid sensor histidine kinase/response regulator, which translates to MALGLVLNLIQITLDYFNARASMEEEIHALINISVSPASQIAYNIDVRLAEELLDGLLRHPATIDARIIDNDGQTMAAASQSSPDSPYRWASDLLFDSSRVFSQELRVPQLEDLPLGQLIVTIDTYHYGLQFLERATYTLISGLLKSLTLTAALLGIFYLVLTRPMLNVISALSQVKASTPEKVRLPVPANHQDDEIGTMVGIINQHLETIDSSLAQLRTAESAMKNYSFQLEREVEDRTREISEKNDALQRGNRALIKAKEDAVRRARARANFLASMSHEIRTPLNGVLGMLGLALEGELDSTQRNRLEIAFNAGESLLGLLNDILDISKVEAGKLSLENIPFSMRNLIEESATLHAQQARRKRIDLVSEVDPALPESFLGDPTRARQILNNLLSNAIKFTDEGSVYVKAAYSAGSLRLDVIDTGIGMSSEGLHRIFSPFSQADADTTRLYGGTGLGLTLCRQLVERMHGQILVDSREGRGTHFTVTLPLPMHEDSSPDGLPQVAAKLREIGVALAIPADNPHRRPIERQLSAWQIPAWDISQHHKGILIVLAEDTDRVAPTWQGEGVILADRSGSAVRGKPEDQILSLPVRRDELYRCLCRAVGILRNETAFQPAPVARKEEDSRPLKILLVEDNQVNQMVASSLLKKLGHQVEHVENGQQALDALHARNYDLVLMDCQMPVMDGYEATRKIRKNPEWKDLSIIAVTANVMQGDREDCIAAGMNDYVTKPYNREELRAAISRWAPPPPQEP; encoded by the coding sequence GCCAGAATCATCGACAACGATGGCCAGACCATGGCCGCCGCAAGCCAGAGCAGCCCGGACTCGCCCTACCGCTGGGCCAGCGACTTGCTGTTCGATTCCAGCCGGGTTTTCAGCCAGGAGTTGCGAGTGCCGCAACTTGAGGACCTGCCACTGGGGCAACTGATCGTCACCATCGACACCTATCATTACGGCCTCCAGTTTCTCGAACGCGCCACTTACACGCTTATAAGCGGTCTGCTCAAGAGCCTGACCCTCACGGCGGCCCTGCTGGGTATTTTTTATCTGGTTCTGACACGGCCAATGCTGAACGTAATCAGCGCGTTGTCGCAGGTCAAGGCGAGTACCCCGGAGAAAGTCCGACTGCCGGTGCCGGCCAACCACCAGGACGACGAAATCGGCACCATGGTGGGCATTATCAACCAGCACCTCGAGACCATTGATTCCAGCCTTGCCCAGCTCCGGACCGCCGAAAGTGCCATGAAAAACTACTCATTCCAACTGGAACGGGAAGTGGAAGACCGGACGCGCGAGATCTCGGAGAAAAACGATGCGCTCCAGCGCGGTAACCGCGCGCTGATCAAGGCCAAGGAAGACGCAGTCCGTCGAGCCCGGGCCCGGGCCAACTTTCTCGCCAGCATGAGCCATGAGATCCGCACCCCCCTTAACGGGGTGCTGGGCATGCTGGGCCTCGCTCTTGAAGGGGAACTGGACTCGACCCAACGCAATCGGCTGGAGATCGCCTTCAACGCGGGGGAAAGCCTGCTTGGCCTGCTCAACGATATCCTCGATATCTCGAAAGTCGAAGCCGGCAAACTCAGCCTGGAGAACATACCCTTCAGCATGCGTAACCTGATCGAAGAGTCCGCCACCCTGCATGCGCAACAGGCCCGCCGCAAACGGATTGATCTGGTCAGCGAGGTAGATCCCGCCCTCCCCGAGAGCTTTCTGGGTGACCCGACCCGGGCCCGCCAGATACTCAACAACCTCCTCAGCAACGCCATCAAGTTCACCGACGAGGGCTCGGTGTATGTCAAGGCGGCCTACTCGGCCGGAAGCCTCAGACTGGATGTCATCGACACCGGCATTGGCATGTCCTCTGAGGGACTGCACCGGATATTTTCACCGTTCTCCCAGGCGGATGCTGACACCACCCGACTGTACGGAGGCACGGGCCTGGGCCTGACCCTCTGCCGGCAATTGGTGGAGCGAATGCACGGTCAGATTCTGGTGGACTCCAGAGAGGGCCGTGGCACTCACTTTACGGTCACGCTCCCGCTGCCAATGCATGAGGACAGCAGCCCCGACGGGTTACCGCAGGTCGCTGCCAAACTTCGTGAGATTGGTGTAGCTCTGGCCATACCCGCTGACAACCCGCACCGCCGGCCGATCGAACGGCAACTCAGCGCCTGGCAGATTCCGGCGTGGGATATCAGTCAGCACCACAAGGGTATCCTGATCGTGCTGGCCGAGGATACCGACAGAGTTGCCCCGACCTGGCAGGGAGAGGGTGTGATTCTCGCCGACCGATCCGGCTCGGCGGTTCGCGGCAAACCCGAGGACCAGATCCTGTCCCTGCCGGTTCGCCGGGACGAGCTTTACCGCTGTCTGTGCCGGGCTGTCGGAATTCTCCGCAACGAGACGGCATTCCAACCCGCCCCGGTGGCCCGTAAAGAGGAGGACAGCAGACCACTCAAGATCCTGCTGGTCGAAGACAACCAGGTGAACCAGATGGTGGCCAGCAGCCTGCTCAAGAAACTTGGGCATCAGGTGGAACACGTTGAAAACGGCCAACAGGCTCTGGATGCCCTGCACGCGCGGAATTATGACCTGGTGCTGATGGACTGCCAGATGCCCGTGATGGATGGCTACGAGGCCACTCGTAAAATCCGGAAGAATCCGGAATGGAAAGACCTGTCAATCATCGCCGTGACCGCCAATGTCATGCAAGGAGACCGAGAGGACTGCATAGCCGCGGGCATGAACGATTACGTCACCAAACCATACAACCGGGAGGAATTGCGGGCGGCAATCAGTCGCTGGGCCCCCCCTCCCCCTCAAGAGCCGTAA
- a CDS encoding MarR family winged helix-turn-helix transcriptional regulator, giving the protein MGIPDGTLSLENQICFALYAANRAVTARYRPLLADLDLTYPQYLTMLVLWEQKEGGGVTRVSDLGRRLRLDSGTLTPLLKRLADRGLLERRRSAEDERVVTLTLTDAGWALREKAGTIPERLLCSVGVEPERLKALRQELKAVLTALEGEGGPSD; this is encoded by the coding sequence ATGGGAATACCCGACGGGACACTGTCTCTGGAAAACCAGATCTGCTTTGCGCTCTATGCCGCCAACCGGGCGGTGACTGCCCGTTACCGCCCGCTGCTGGCGGATCTGGATCTCACCTACCCGCAATACCTCACCATGCTGGTGTTGTGGGAGCAGAAGGAGGGCGGGGGCGTTACCCGGGTATCCGATCTCGGCCGCCGGCTTAGATTGGACTCGGGAACCCTGACGCCCCTGTTGAAAAGGTTGGCCGACCGGGGGCTGCTGGAGCGTCGACGGAGTGCCGAGGATGAGCGGGTGGTCACACTGACGCTGACCGACGCCGGTTGGGCGTTGCGGGAGAAAGCGGGAACGATTCCCGAACGCCTGCTGTGTTCGGTCGGTGTTGAGCCAGAGCGACTGAAAGCATTGCGGCAGGAATTGAAAGCGGTGCTTACGGCTCTTGAGGGGGAGGGGGGGCCCAGCGACTGA
- a CDS encoding glutathione peroxidase, which translates to MSESSVYDFTVTDIKGNEKSLADYRGKVLLIVNTASKCGFTPQFEGLQTLHKELGESGLEVLGFPCNQFMNQDPGNDDAISEFCSLNYGVDFPMFSKIEVNGSGAHPLYQFLKREAKGLMGSEKVKWNFTKFLVGKDGQVIRRYPPTAKPQDIRKDIEKLL; encoded by the coding sequence GTGTCTGAATCGAGCGTTTACGACTTCACTGTCACCGACATCAAGGGAAACGAGAAAAGCCTGGCTGATTACCGTGGCAAGGTGCTTCTGATTGTGAATACCGCCAGTAAGTGCGGCTTTACTCCCCAATTCGAGGGTCTGCAGACCCTGCACAAGGAGCTGGGAGAAAGTGGCCTTGAGGTGCTCGGGTTCCCTTGCAATCAGTTCATGAATCAGGATCCGGGCAACGACGATGCCATCAGTGAATTCTGCAGCCTCAATTACGGCGTAGACTTCCCGATGTTCTCGAAGATAGAAGTGAACGGCTCGGGCGCCCATCCGCTTTACCAGTTTCTGAAGCGTGAGGCCAAGGGCCTGATGGGTTCTGAAAAGGTAAAGTGGAACTTCACCAAGTTCCTGGTGGGCAAGGACGGGCAAGTGATTCGACGCTATCCGCCGACGGCCAAGCCCCAGGATATCCGCAAAGACATCGAGAAGCTTCTGTAG
- a CDS encoding pyridoxal phosphate-dependent aminotransferase: protein MQNYYKSAKLDNVCYEIRGVVLREARRLEEEGHRVLKLNIGNPAAFELDVPEEIQQDVIYNMHLAQGYVESKGLFSARKAVMHYCQQRGIDKVDIDDIFLGNGVSELIVMSMQAMLNTGDEVLIPAPDYPLWTAAVTLSSGKPVHYRCDEQQNWFPDIDDIRKKITRRTRAIVLINPNNPTGAVYSTELLEQVIELARQHNLIVLSDEIYDKILYDGTEHVSTASLADDVLFFTYNGLSKNYRAAGYRSGWMIISGAKHRANDLIEGIEMLSNMRLCANVPAQLAIQTALGGYQSINDLVAPDGRLYEQRETAWRMLNDIPGVSCVKPQGALYLFPKLDPKYFPIVNDEKLVLDLLLQEKILLVQGSAFNIDDKQHLRVVFLPREDTLEDAMSRLGRFLGNYQQ from the coding sequence ATGCAGAACTACTACAAATCCGCCAAGCTGGATAACGTGTGCTATGAGATACGTGGCGTAGTTCTGCGGGAAGCGCGTCGACTGGAAGAGGAAGGCCACCGGGTCCTGAAACTGAACATTGGAAATCCCGCCGCCTTTGAACTGGATGTGCCGGAGGAAATTCAGCAGGACGTCATTTACAACATGCATCTGGCCCAGGGGTACGTCGAGTCCAAGGGACTCTTTTCGGCCCGGAAAGCCGTTATGCATTACTGTCAGCAACGTGGCATTGATAAAGTCGACATCGACGATATTTTTCTGGGCAATGGCGTCAGCGAACTGATTGTCATGTCGATGCAGGCGATGCTGAACACCGGTGACGAGGTCCTCATCCCGGCGCCCGACTACCCGCTCTGGACCGCTGCGGTCACCCTTTCCAGCGGTAAGCCCGTGCACTACCGTTGTGATGAGCAGCAGAACTGGTTTCCAGATATCGACGATATCCGGAAAAAAATCACCCGCCGCACCCGGGCGATTGTTCTGATCAACCCCAACAACCCGACGGGCGCGGTATACTCGACGGAACTCCTCGAGCAGGTCATCGAACTGGCTCGCCAGCACAACCTGATCGTGCTCTCGGACGAAATCTACGACAAGATTCTCTACGATGGCACTGAGCATGTCTCTACCGCTTCCCTCGCAGACGATGTGCTCTTCTTCACCTATAACGGGCTGTCCAAGAACTACCGGGCCGCGGGCTATCGGTCTGGCTGGATGATCATCAGTGGCGCCAAGCACCGGGCTAACGATCTCATCGAGGGGATCGAAATGCTGTCCAACATGCGCCTGTGTGCCAACGTGCCTGCCCAATTGGCGATCCAGACCGCGCTGGGTGGCTACCAGTCCATCAACGACCTTGTCGCGCCAGACGGGCGCCTGTACGAACAACGCGAGACCGCCTGGCGAATGTTGAACGATATTCCCGGCGTCAGCTGTGTGAAACCCCAGGGAGCGCTTTACCTGTTTCCGAAGCTGGACCCGAAGTACTTCCCGATCGTCAATGATGAAAAACTGGTACTGGACCTGCTGCTTCAGGAGAAAATCCTCCTGGTGCAGGGTTCCGCCTTCAACATCGATGACAAACAGCACCTGCGTGTGGTTTTCCTGCCGAGGGAAGATACCCTTGAAGACGCCATGTCGCGGCTAGGTCGTTTTCTTGGCAACTACCAGCAGTAA
- the htpX gene encoding protease HtpX, whose translation MRILLFLATNLAVILVASFTLRLLGVDSYLSQNGIQYGSLLAFAAVFGFAGAIISLLISKPMAKWSTRARVIDSPRTPAERWLMDTVAVLAKNAGIGMPEVAIFPASQSNAFATGWNKNDALVAVSEGLLHRFDKDEIRAVLGHEIGHVANGDMVTLALIQGVVNTFVIFASRVIGSFVDRVIFKNESGHGIGFFVVSIAAEIVLGILASTIVFWFSRRREFRADIAGAQLAGRSAMISALARLKQESEIPDQMPDTLQAFGINRGARRGLSAMFMTHPPLEDRIEALKQATL comes from the coding sequence ATGCGGATTCTGTTGTTTCTCGCCACAAACCTTGCAGTCATCCTGGTAGCGAGTTTCACGCTGAGACTACTGGGCGTGGACAGCTACCTGTCACAAAACGGCATTCAGTATGGCTCACTGCTGGCATTTGCCGCAGTGTTCGGATTCGCCGGGGCGATTATTTCACTGCTGATATCCAAGCCGATGGCGAAGTGGAGCACCCGGGCGAGGGTCATCGACTCCCCCCGCACTCCCGCCGAACGCTGGCTTATGGACACCGTGGCAGTTCTTGCCAAGAACGCCGGTATCGGCATGCCCGAGGTTGCGATATTCCCTGCATCCCAGTCCAACGCCTTTGCCACCGGCTGGAACAAAAATGATGCGCTGGTCGCGGTCAGTGAAGGTCTCCTGCACCGTTTCGACAAGGATGAAATCCGGGCCGTGCTTGGCCATGAGATTGGCCACGTTGCCAACGGTGACATGGTGACACTGGCGCTGATCCAGGGCGTCGTCAACACATTTGTGATCTTCGCCTCCCGGGTGATTGGCTCCTTTGTTGACCGCGTTATCTTCAAGAATGAGAGCGGGCACGGTATCGGTTTCTTCGTGGTCAGTATTGCGGCAGAAATCGTGCTCGGCATCCTTGCCAGCACCATCGTGTTCTGGTTCTCCCGTCGCCGGGAGTTCCGGGCGGATATCGCCGGCGCGCAGTTGGCGGGCCGATCTGCCATGATCAGTGCACTGGCGAGACTGAAACAGGAGAGCGAAATTCCGGATCAGATGCCCGACACGTTACAGGCATTTGGTATCAATCGGGGAGCTCGTCGCGGCCTCAGCGCCATGTTCATGACCCACCCGCCGCTGGAAGACCGGATTGAGGCCCTGAAACAGGCCACACTCTAA
- the pdxB gene encoding 4-phosphoerythronate dehydrogenase PdxB: MLIVADENIPLLDSFFGDFGEIRRVSGRTMTASDVRDADVLLVRSVTRVGPELLEGSRVRFVGTATIGTDHVDRDWLEQQGIRFSAAPGCNANSVAEYVLAVLSLHAERRALADWTRLSVGIVGVGNVGGELAHKLERLGFEVRLCDPPRAEREEGGDQEFVSLDEALQCDVITLHTPLTRDQQHATYHMLGESQLASLTSDQLLINAGRGEVIDTGALHARLAQANAPVVALDVWEREPRIDPELVDQVWLATPHIAGYSLEGKVQGTEMIYRALSGYLGLPVRKKAGQFLPEPALSKVSFTSAADEDDAIRIALRACYDPRQDDARLRFAMGGSAEERAAAFDRLRRDYPVRRECSSLKVQLKGTSKSLQDSFRAIGFKLKI; this comes from the coding sequence ATGTTGATCGTAGCAGACGAAAACATCCCGTTACTGGACTCTTTCTTCGGAGATTTCGGGGAAATACGTCGGGTATCGGGCCGGACGATGACGGCCAGCGACGTCAGGGACGCCGATGTGCTTCTGGTTCGGTCCGTCACCCGGGTTGGCCCGGAACTCCTTGAGGGTAGCCGAGTCCGGTTTGTGGGCACGGCAACCATTGGTACCGATCACGTTGACCGTGACTGGCTGGAACAGCAGGGCATCCGCTTTTCCGCTGCGCCGGGTTGTAACGCGAACAGCGTCGCCGAGTATGTGCTGGCTGTACTGTCCCTGCACGCAGAGCGGCGCGCCCTGGCCGACTGGACGCGTCTGAGTGTCGGGATTGTTGGCGTCGGAAACGTCGGTGGCGAGCTTGCCCACAAGCTTGAGCGACTGGGATTCGAAGTGCGGTTGTGCGACCCGCCCAGAGCTGAACGGGAGGAAGGCGGCGACCAGGAATTCGTATCCCTTGATGAAGCGCTGCAGTGCGATGTGATTACGCTTCATACGCCACTGACCCGGGATCAGCAACATGCCACCTATCACATGCTCGGGGAAAGCCAGTTGGCGTCGCTGACCTCGGACCAGCTGCTGATTAATGCCGGCCGTGGCGAAGTCATCGATACCGGAGCGTTGCACGCCCGTTTGGCTCAGGCTAATGCACCGGTCGTGGCTCTGGATGTCTGGGAGCGGGAGCCTCGCATTGATCCGGAGCTGGTTGACCAGGTCTGGTTGGCGACCCCTCATATTGCCGGCTACAGCCTTGAGGGAAAGGTCCAGGGCACGGAAATGATTTATCGCGCACTCAGCGGCTACCTTGGTCTGCCGGTGCGCAAAAAGGCGGGGCAATTCCTGCCCGAACCGGCCTTGAGTAAGGTTTCGTTTACCAGTGCCGCAGATGAGGACGATGCGATCAGGATTGCGCTTCGGGCCTGTTATGACCCGAGGCAGGATGATGCCCGGTTGCGGTTTGCCATGGGGGGCTCGGCCGAGGAGAGGGCTGCGGCCTTTGATCGGCTGAGGCGGGATTACCCGGTGCGCCGGGAATGTTCCAGCCTGAAGGTGCAGTTGAAAGGCACGAGCAAATCCCTGCAGGACAGCTTCAGGGCAATCGGATTCAAGCTGAAGATCTGA
- a CDS encoding DEAD/DEAH box helicase produces MTSDPKHTGDLRFQDLNLDKRLLDAITAIGFEYCTPIQAETLPWTLACEDLIGQAQTGTGKTAAFLITAIQSLLETPIPEKDRFASEPRVLALAPTRELAMQIAKDAEQLCQHTGHNVVTVVGGMNYDKQRDQLQNEIVDILVATPGRLIDFLGSQDVFLDQLDILILDEADRMLDMGFIPDVKRIIRKCTAKEERQTLLFSATFNQDVLNLASMWTKNAEFVEIEPEQKTAERVEQTVYLVGDDEKLPVLVNYLKRPEVEKAIVFANRRDQCRDLEEDLRNQGVKVSLMSGEIAQNKRLKTLEQFKKGSIQVLVATDVAGRGIHVNGVTHVFNYNLPDNAEDYVHRIGRTGRAGKHGVSVSFAGEDDSFALPAIEAYISQKLKTAVPDEALTVAMENPPITRKRGRRPQGGRPGSGGRNQRQRRN; encoded by the coding sequence ATGACATCTGACCCAAAGCACACTGGCGACCTTCGATTCCAGGACCTGAATCTGGACAAACGTCTGCTGGATGCCATTACGGCGATTGGATTTGAATACTGCACGCCGATTCAGGCGGAAACCCTGCCCTGGACATTGGCGTGTGAGGACCTGATTGGCCAGGCCCAGACGGGCACCGGTAAAACCGCAGCGTTCCTGATCACCGCCATTCAGTCCCTGCTGGAAACCCCGATCCCGGAAAAGGACCGGTTTGCCTCTGAACCCAGGGTTCTGGCCCTCGCGCCCACGCGGGAGCTGGCGATGCAGATTGCCAAAGACGCCGAGCAGCTTTGCCAGCACACGGGTCACAACGTCGTGACCGTCGTTGGCGGCATGAACTACGACAAGCAGCGGGACCAGTTGCAGAACGAGATCGTGGATATACTGGTGGCAACGCCGGGACGGCTCATTGATTTTCTGGGTTCCCAGGATGTCTTCCTCGATCAGCTGGATATTCTGATTCTGGATGAGGCGGATCGCATGTTGGACATGGGGTTCATTCCCGATGTGAAACGAATCATCCGCAAATGTACAGCCAAGGAAGAACGTCAGACCCTCCTGTTCAGTGCCACATTCAACCAGGATGTGCTTAACCTGGCGTCCATGTGGACCAAGAATGCCGAGTTCGTGGAAATCGAGCCGGAGCAAAAGACAGCGGAGCGGGTCGAACAGACGGTATATCTGGTCGGCGATGATGAGAAATTGCCGGTTCTGGTGAACTACCTCAAACGTCCGGAAGTGGAGAAGGCCATCGTCTTCGCCAATCGCCGCGACCAGTGTCGGGATCTCGAGGAGGACTTGCGTAACCAGGGGGTCAAGGTTTCCCTGATGTCCGGAGAGATCGCCCAGAACAAACGCCTGAAGACGCTGGAACAGTTCAAGAAAGGTTCCATCCAGGTGCTGGTCGCCACTGACGTCGCAGGTCGTGGTATTCACGTCAACGGCGTAACCCACGTTTTCAACTACAATCTTCCCGACAATGCAGAAGATTATGTCCATCGCATCGGCCGTACCGGACGGGCGGGCAAGCATGGGGTGTCGGTCAGCTTTGCGGGGGAGGATGATTCCTTCGCACTGCCGGCCATCGAGGCGTACATCAGCCAGAAACTGAAAACGGCGGTGCCGGACGAGGCGTTGACGGTGGCAATGGAAAATCCGCCGATCACCCGCAAGCGCGGTCGCCGCCCCCAGGGTGGTCGCCCTGGCTCCGGTGGTCGCAATCAGCGTCAACGCAGGAACTGA
- a CDS encoding elongation factor P hydroxylase, whose translation MNHSPNDLIMLFNDLFREEYRTILVKGSDEPEYLPANEPDGVAQVVFAHGYYASALHEISHWCIAGERRRTMHDYGYWYCPDGRTPEQQRAFEQVEVKPQALEWLFSVAAGSRFHISVDNLSGVGAADEAGFRQKVRIQARHYLSSGMPRRAEQFFDALKTFYGTADTVFESWQEDAQRIAPASSALNIPRKIETV comes from the coding sequence ATGAATCACAGTCCAAATGATCTTATCATGCTGTTTAATGACTTGTTCCGGGAAGAATACCGGACGATTTTGGTCAAAGGCAGTGATGAACCCGAATACCTACCTGCCAATGAGCCGGATGGGGTCGCGCAAGTTGTCTTTGCGCACGGCTATTATGCCAGTGCCTTGCATGAAATCAGCCACTGGTGTATCGCCGGTGAGCGCCGTCGCACAATGCATGATTACGGTTACTGGTACTGTCCGGATGGTCGGACGCCCGAGCAGCAAAGGGCGTTTGAGCAGGTGGAGGTGAAGCCCCAGGCGCTGGAATGGCTTTTCTCCGTGGCGGCCGGATCCCGCTTCCATATCAGTGTGGATAACCTCTCCGGAGTGGGTGCTGCCGATGAGGCGGGCTTCAGACAAAAAGTCCGGATACAGGCTCGGCATTATCTGTCGAGCGGAATGCCGCGACGGGCCGAACAATTTTTTGATGCATTGAAAACCTTTTATGGAACCGCTGATACCGTGTTCGAATCCTGGCAAGAGGATGCCCAACGCATTGCTCCGGCGAGTTCCGCACTGAACATCCCGAGGAAAATTGAGACTGTATGA
- a CDS encoding protein-disulfide reductase DsbD, whose translation MTVSAVVLQNCRRAFAFTHLLTLIGLLLVTGTASALGTSGNSLFGSDSNDFLPVDEALPFSYSTDSDSVVLSWNITPGHYLYRERISVASTTEGVEIGEPRFARTGKVVQDEFFGEVTVFYDPVEVRVPVALPDGVREAQLEVTYQGCAEAGLCYPPQTRDVLYYPGDATSQGPAPGSTSENGSSVDTSSATGLAGFLSRQSSVVIVGVFFLLGLGLTFTPCVLPMVPIISTLVSSHNTRTSGHALMLSVSYVLGMALTYAAAGVVTGLLGASFNLQSQLQSPWVLGVFATLFVVFALSMFDLFEIQLPRFIRDPLNDASHHLTGSRVLGIFGIGALSALIVSPCVSAPLAGSLLYISTTQDALIGGVALFALGLGMGLPLILVAVGGRRLLPTSGHWMTTVKHFYGVMLLAVAIWLVERLVPAWVALTLWGLLIAITGVQLGAFDAAKAGWARTRKGLGLVLFAYGLALLAGAMGGANDPLRPLTPFTVASTPTPGQASSDHAGFDRVAAPAQIRARLDQARTQNRPVVLDFYADWCISCKVMERNVFSDPQVIQALAPYTLLQIDVTDNTPAQQALLDELGLFGPPAILFYGRDGQEMTGQRVLGEMDRDDFLRHLNGLGAGA comes from the coding sequence ATGACAGTATCCGCTGTGGTCCTTCAGAACTGTCGACGCGCCTTCGCCTTTACCCACCTGCTGACGCTTATCGGTCTTCTGCTGGTGACCGGAACAGCCTCAGCCCTGGGCACCAGTGGCAACTCCCTGTTTGGATCCGACAGCAACGACTTCCTGCCGGTTGATGAGGCGCTCCCGTTCAGTTACAGCACGGACAGCGACTCCGTGGTACTGTCCTGGAACATCACCCCGGGCCACTACCTGTACCGGGAACGGATCAGTGTTGCCTCAACCACCGAGGGTGTCGAGATCGGCGAACCCCGGTTCGCCCGGACCGGGAAGGTTGTGCAGGACGAATTCTTTGGCGAGGTAACCGTTTTCTACGATCCGGTCGAGGTTCGGGTTCCGGTTGCCCTGCCCGACGGCGTTCGGGAAGCCCAGCTGGAGGTAACCTACCAGGGCTGCGCTGAGGCAGGCCTGTGTTATCCACCGCAGACCCGCGATGTACTGTACTACCCCGGCGATGCCACGAGCCAGGGTCCTGCACCCGGCAGCACCAGTGAAAACGGCAGCTCGGTAGACACGTCGTCCGCTACCGGCCTCGCGGGTTTTCTTTCCCGGCAATCCTCGGTTGTAATTGTTGGCGTTTTTTTCCTCCTTGGGCTGGGACTGACCTTTACCCCCTGTGTACTTCCCATGGTGCCCATCATCTCGACCCTGGTGTCCAGCCATAACACTCGCACGTCCGGCCATGCACTGATGCTGTCCGTCAGCTACGTTCTGGGCATGGCACTCACGTATGCTGCGGCCGGAGTCGTGACCGGACTGCTGGGGGCAAGCTTCAATCTTCAGTCGCAGCTTCAGTCGCCCTGGGTGCTGGGGGTGTTTGCCACACTGTTCGTGGTGTTCGCACTCTCCATGTTCGATCTGTTCGAAATCCAGTTGCCACGATTCATCCGCGACCCGCTGAATGACGCCAGTCACCACCTGACCGGCAGCCGCGTATTGGGCATTTTCGGAATTGGCGCACTGTCGGCGCTCATTGTTTCACCGTGCGTTTCCGCACCTCTGGCGGGCAGCCTGCTCTACATTTCCACCACCCAGGACGCCCTGATCGGCGGTGTCGCCCTGTTCGCGCTCGGCCTCGGCATGGGGCTTCCGCTTATTCTGGTGGCGGTCGGCGGTCGCAGACTCTTGCCAACCAGCGGACACTGGATGACCACGGTAAAGCACTTCTATGGCGTGATGCTGCTGGCTGTCGCGATCTGGCTGGTTGAGCGACTGGTTCCGGCCTGGGTAGCACTGACACTCTGGGGCCTGCTCATTGCGATCACCGGGGTTCAGCTTGGCGCCTTCGATGCCGCCAAAGCCGGCTGGGCGCGAACCCGGAAGGGTCTGGGCCTGGTGCTTTTTGCCTATGGTCTGGCGTTACTTGCCGGTGCCATGGGTGGTGCCAACGATCCGCTGCGACCACTCACCCCCTTTACGGTGGCCTCGACGCCAACGCCCGGCCAAGCAAGCTCCGATCACGCCGGCTTCGATCGGGTCGCCGCACCGGCCCAGATTCGCGCCCGGCTGGATCAGGCGCGGACGCAAAATCGCCCGGTCGTGCTGGACTTCTATGCCGACTGGTGCATCTCATGCAAGGTCATGGAGCGCAACGTCTTCAGCGACCCGCAGGTCATCCAGGCGCTCGCGCCCTACACCCTGTTGCAGATTGATGTGACAGACAACACGCCGGCGCAGCAGGCGCTACTTGATGAGCTCGGGCTGTTCGGCCCTCCCGCCATCCTGTTCTACGGTCGGGATGGACAGGAAATGACGGGACAGCGCGTGTTGGGCGAAATGGACCGGGATGACTTCCTTCGCCACCTGAATGGGCTCGGAGCTGGGGCCTGA
- the tusA gene encoding sulfurtransferase TusA: protein MTASEYDAELDARGLFCPEPVMMLHNRINDVAPGRVLRVRATDPSTTRDIPRFCQFLGHELVRDEEQGDEFVFLIRRGEA from the coding sequence TTGACGGCTTCAGAGTACGACGCAGAGCTGGATGCACGGGGACTTTTCTGCCCGGAGCCAGTCATGATGTTGCACAACCGCATCAATGACGTTGCGCCCGGACGCGTGCTTCGGGTTCGGGCCACCGACCCCTCGACCACCCGAGACATTCCCCGGTTCTGCCAGTTTCTCGGCCACGAGTTGGTCCGTGATGAGGAGCAGGGTGACGAGTTCGTGTTCCTAATTCGGAGAGGAGAGGCCTGA
- a CDS encoding antibiotic biosynthesis monooxygenase family protein, with product MIRVLIERHIAETLEDAYEQRARKVLQQAVSAPGFISGETLADSHDPNHRITLANWRSEADWDRWYRSPERRELMSELVPMMDQDETITVLEQSVF from the coding sequence ATGATTCGGGTGCTGATTGAACGCCACATCGCCGAAACCCTGGAAGACGCTTACGAGCAACGTGCCCGAAAAGTCCTGCAACAAGCGGTCAGTGCGCCAGGCTTTATTTCCGGCGAAACACTCGCCGACAGCCATGACCCCAACCACCGCATTACCCTCGCCAACTGGCGCTCCGAAGCCGACTGGGACCGTTGGTACCGCTCGCCCGAGCGCCGGGAACTCATGTCCGAGCTGGTTCCCATGATGGATCAGGACGAAACCATCACCGTCCTCGAACAGAGCGTTTTCTAA